The following proteins come from a genomic window of Brevibacillus antibioticus:
- a CDS encoding immunity protein YezG family protein has product MKGFEERFSELQADMLSICMEYVGDRANKVYVYASCEEDMISSSFFYLINNKYVECHKLNDVLEDGDESYDVSTERQFMVLNIINDNIEKIEELCKEFEKDMPTEMKLIYDATSGKFQAEYKYDLVHTNDDIKTADDFADDWFEEIKSKSL; this is encoded by the coding sequence ATGAAAGGATTTGAAGAAAGGTTTAGTGAATTGCAAGCAGATATGTTATCTATATGTATGGAATATGTTGGAGATAGGGCCAATAAAGTATATGTTTATGCTTCATGTGAAGAAGATATGATATCGAGTAGTTTCTTTTATTTAATTAATAATAAATATGTAGAGTGTCATAAGTTGAATGATGTATTGGAGGATGGGGACGAAAGTTATGATGTTTCTACAGAAAGACAGTTTATGGTATTAAATATTATCAATGATAATATCGAAAAAATCGAAGAATTGTGCAAAGAATTCGAAAAAGACATGCCAACTGAGATGAAATTAATATATGATGCTACGAGTGGCAAGTTTCAAGCTGAATACAAGTATGATTTAGTGCACACAAATGATGATATAAAAACGGCTGATGACTTTGCTGATGATTGGTTTGAGGAGATAAAAAGTAAATCTCTTTAA
- a CDS encoding DUF6630 family protein: MYGQGIAQLIFPDSKDLEEFIRDHEELDLHESLLKYGLSTKKFLFLDYKGEQYQEIVNYILDYEFNLQNELASQEELEELGNFEYEYVPEKIREANRILSQRGYGLFTYPTSGDFYALFIAQLENKTRLLEVELLADERIPLKERYIKYYS, encoded by the coding sequence ATGTATGGTCAAGGTATAGCACAGCTGATATTCCCAGATAGCAAAGATTTAGAAGAATTTATTAGGGATCATGAAGAGCTGGATTTACACGAAAGCTTATTAAAATATGGACTGTCCACAAAGAAATTTTTATTTCTCGACTATAAAGGTGAGCAGTATCAAGAGATCGTCAATTATATTTTGGATTATGAATTCAATCTTCAAAATGAATTAGCTTCACAAGAAGAACTTGAAGAGCTCGGGAATTTTGAGTATGAATATGTACCTGAAAAGATAAGGGAAGCAAATAGGATACTGTCACAAAGGGGATATGGATTATTTACTTATCCGACCTCTGGTGACTTTTATGCATTATTCATCGCCCAGCTGGAGAATAAAACAAGATTACTGGAAGTAGAGCTACTTGCTGACGAAAGAATTCCTTTAAAAGAAAGATATATAAAGTATTATTCCTAA
- a CDS encoding recombinase family protein, translating into MKETKVKKWVGYVRISSDSQMENTSISEQVRQIEAFCVSQGWQLAAIFKDEGVSGSTIERDGYQEMLHYIQQPEHEVGGIVVTKSDRIHRQLNHLLDLIEEELEPNGMAFISVTERMDTSTPQGKIFLQMLGGFAEFERATINERTKNGRISTARKNQYAGGGIPYGYRLLNVDTTYCDQPFTGIGYVKYPNGVAKRETHYKDGFPHGFRRERFPNGKIQTEYELRRGKVHGRRTYWHSNDSIRSIGHYEWGVELDYTEWSENSELIEKRKLDPESPDSNYKILLKFREYYSKYENL; encoded by the coding sequence ATGAAGGAAACGAAGGTCAAGAAATGGGTAGGCTATGTGCGTATCTCCTCGGACAGTCAAATGGAGAACACATCCATTAGTGAACAGGTAAGGCAGATTGAAGCGTTTTGCGTGAGTCAGGGCTGGCAACTGGCAGCGATCTTTAAGGACGAAGGAGTTAGCGGCAGCACAATAGAACGAGATGGTTATCAAGAGATGTTGCATTACATTCAGCAGCCCGAACATGAGGTTGGCGGAATTGTCGTGACGAAATCAGACCGTATCCATCGTCAATTGAATCATCTGCTGGACTTGATCGAAGAAGAACTGGAGCCAAACGGTATGGCGTTCATTAGTGTGACGGAGCGAATGGATACCTCGACTCCGCAAGGGAAAATATTTTTACAAATGCTTGGCGGTTTTGCTGAGTTTGAACGTGCCACGATCAATGAACGCACGAAAAACGGACGAATTTCCACAGCTAGAAAGAATCAATACGCTGGTGGAGGAATTCCGTATGGGTATAGACTATTGAACGTTGACACAACTTATTGTGATCAGCCTTTTACAGGTATTGGATATGTTAAATATCCTAACGGAGTGGCCAAAAGGGAGACTCACTATAAAGACGGATTTCCACATGGGTTTCGAAGAGAACGGTTTCCTAATGGAAAAATTCAAACAGAATATGAACTAAGAAGAGGGAAAGTTCACGGACGTAGGACTTACTGGCATTCAAATGATTCAATAAGATCAATCGGGCATTATGAATGGGGAGTTGAACTAGACTATACTGAATGGAGTGAGAATAGTGAGTTAATTGAAAAACGCAAGCTTGACCCTGAATCCCCAGATTCCAACTATAAAATTTTATTGAAGTTTAGAGAATACTATTCCAAATATGAAAATCTTTGA
- a CDS encoding SMI1/KNR4 family protein, with protein MGNKFEYSFEDLSRQDIESFEKRNNIKLPIDYKEFLLKHNGGKPSVRRFVTQDGKITSSIMMFFPLTKQVEMNLEDKYKMYNISRIVPSNFLPIGIDPADSLICLSVNGNDVGKVYFCDMDYFEEDKELKEEFIVVIAENFTDFTSKLFVSDNN; from the coding sequence ATGGGGAACAAATTTGAATATTCATTTGAGGACTTAAGTAGACAGGACATCGAAAGTTTTGAGAAAAGAAATAACATAAAACTTCCTATTGACTATAAAGAATTTCTTTTAAAACATAACGGTGGAAAACCAAGTGTGAGGAGATTTGTAACTCAAGATGGTAAAATAACTTCATCAATAATGATGTTCTTTCCTTTAACAAAACAGGTAGAGATGAATTTAGAAGACAAATACAAAATGTATAATATTAGTAGAATTGTACCCTCTAACTTTCTGCCCATAGGTATTGATCCAGCCGATAGTTTAATCTGTTTATCGGTAAATGGGAATGATGTAGGAAAAGTTTATTTTTGTGACATGGATTATTTTGAGGAAGATAAGGAGTTAAAAGAAGAATTTATTGTCGTAATTGCTGAAAACTTTACAGATTTTACAAGTAAGTTGTTTGTATCTGATAACAACTAA
- a CDS encoding DUF4280 domain-containing protein: MPMIEDVDVVPSSAPKKSYVVAGAILSCDYGSQKNKLKTPFSHGVYIRNHAQMNVNDYMPQVNIMPFGKCKYEKNPTVAAATAANNGVLKPMPCIPMVTMPWIEGKADVLVENHPALLNTSTNMCIYGGCIRIEDDGQEQS; the protein is encoded by the coding sequence ATGCCCATGATTGAAGATGTCGATGTTGTACCGTCGTCCGCTCCGAAGAAAAGCTACGTCGTGGCAGGCGCGATTCTCTCGTGCGACTACGGGAGCCAGAAGAACAAGCTGAAAACGCCGTTTAGTCATGGCGTGTACATTCGCAATCATGCACAGATGAACGTGAATGACTATATGCCCCAAGTGAACATCATGCCGTTCGGCAAATGCAAATACGAGAAAAATCCAACAGTTGCAGCTGCAACTGCTGCTAACAACGGTGTACTCAAGCCGATGCCATGCATTCCCATGGTTACGATGCCCTGGATAGAAGGCAAGGCAGATGTACTCGTGGAAAACCATCCCGCCCTGTTAAACACCAGCACGAACATGTGCATATATGGAGGCTGCATTCGCATCGAAGACGACGGACAGGAGCAATCGTGA
- a CDS encoding imm11 family protein — MNYFILSQDERIASAVEPTNVFDVIRQEWLTTEYQEELDEAVIQFDIKQKKENDYLDFLDRPIPLYSNRLKTIIHKFAPKLFVKSVVLVDRERIKQDLYWLMILPRVNCLSEQSEFHRDGSLKRLVLDPEKVGRHTIFQIEGIREPYIIIDLRLAEALLRRDFFGIRLKKAEQAGGRMSHAHD, encoded by the coding sequence ATGAATTATTTCATCTTGTCACAGGACGAGCGTATCGCGAGTGCGGTAGAGCCAACCAACGTTTTTGACGTCATCCGGCAGGAGTGGCTCACCACAGAATATCAGGAGGAGCTAGACGAGGCCGTCATCCAGTTTGACATCAAGCAAAAGAAAGAAAATGACTATCTGGATTTTCTCGACAGACCGATCCCGCTCTATTCCAACCGCTTAAAGACAATCATCCACAAGTTCGCGCCGAAGCTGTTCGTCAAATCTGTCGTACTGGTAGACAGGGAGCGGATCAAGCAGGACTTGTACTGGCTGATGATCCTGCCGCGTGTGAACTGCCTGTCCGAGCAAAGCGAGTTTCACAGGGACGGCTCACTCAAAAGGCTGGTTCTCGATCCTGAAAAGGTTGGGCGCCATACGATTTTTCAAATCGAAGGGATTCGTGAACCGTATATCATCATCGATTTGCGACTGGCGGAAGCTTTGCTGCGCAGGGACTTTTTCGGTATCCGCTTGAAAAAAGCAGAGCAAGCAGGGGGGAGAATGAGTCATGCCCATGATTGA
- a CDS encoding SMI1/KNR4 family protein encodes MGLIRWMFVEKPVDEMTVASVEKKFGVRFPSEYRECVQKYNGGYPKPNKFDFDNGTQGVFNDLISFTDEVLNIQMFFDFKDDPCTMGIVPFGRDPFGNLLCFDFRNSLDTPHIVFYDHEEIIENAITPICSSFKELLERMYSLEETEDTGE; translated from the coding sequence ATGGGATTAATTAGATGGATGTTTGTAGAGAAGCCTGTTGATGAAATGACAGTAGCTTCTGTGGAGAAAAAGTTTGGTGTGAGGTTTCCGTCAGAATATAGGGAATGCGTCCAGAAATATAACGGTGGATACCCAAAACCCAATAAATTCGATTTTGACAATGGGACACAGGGAGTTTTTAATGATTTAATTAGTTTTACTGATGAAGTATTAAATATTCAAATGTTTTTTGACTTTAAAGATGATCCGTGTACCATGGGAATAGTACCATTTGGCAGAGATCCGTTTGGAAATTTACTTTGCTTTGATTTTCGCAATTCTCTAGACACACCTCATATAGTTTTTTATGATCATGAAGAAATAATAGAAAATGCAATAACTCCAATATGCAGCTCATTTAAAGAGTTATTGGAAAGAATGTATTCTTTAGAAGAAACTGAAGATACTGGAGAATAA
- a CDS encoding suppressor of fused domain protein, translated as MKIPNESKLLAKSALKAFGGNPAIHKFWDDEKIGNIDILSTTDRPCEGVTSYSTIGLYMHSIGKIVDEKFLRVEIVGTSATIHEEFPNILATCAFCIINSKMPIYPGKIFLDVVKMYYPDIEMKHVLFVPPFLWEDQLQTIDLQDKKVAWLLAVPISEKEYLFAEQHGSNKLEDLFEQKQIDIFDMERKSVL; from the coding sequence ATGAAGATACCAAATGAAAGTAAATTACTTGCTAAATCAGCTTTAAAAGCATTTGGTGGCAATCCTGCTATTCACAAATTCTGGGATGACGAAAAAATAGGTAATATTGATATTTTATCAACAACGGATAGACCATGCGAAGGTGTTACATCGTATTCAACCATTGGATTATATATGCATTCAATAGGAAAAATTGTAGATGAAAAATTTTTGAGGGTAGAAATTGTGGGGACAAGTGCAACTATCCATGAAGAATTTCCTAATATATTAGCGACTTGCGCTTTTTGTATAATCAATTCCAAAATGCCGATTTATCCAGGTAAAATATTTTTGGATGTGGTGAAGATGTATTATCCTGATATTGAAATGAAGCATGTGCTCTTCGTGCCTCCATTTCTGTGGGAAGATCAGTTACAAACAATTGATCTTCAAGATAAAAAAGTTGCATGGTTACTTGCTGTCCCGATTTCAGAAAAAGAATATTTATTTGCTGAACAACATGGTTCAAATAAACTTGAAGATTTATTTGAGCAAAAGCAGATAGACATTTTCGATATGGAGCGAAAATCAGTTTTATAG
- a CDS encoding T6SS immunity protein Tdi1 domain-containing protein: MMNNDFVFIQQPTISLIEQYKGRIPDQVIESWEKHGFGIAKNGYLRFVNPQEYQELLSEVYVRHNLAIPLFTTAMGDVLVWEDGYLLGLNFRKHEVNVLAKNFKFFFGDLDDEYFLEKALDWLPYPEASVKYGNVEFDECFGYVPILGLGGPEKVENLKKVKLIEHIYLITQFMGPIE; encoded by the coding sequence ATGATGAATAATGATTTCGTATTTATACAGCAGCCCACTATAAGCTTGATTGAACAATATAAAGGGAGAATTCCTGACCAAGTTATTGAATCTTGGGAAAAACACGGTTTTGGAATTGCGAAAAATGGATATTTAAGATTTGTAAACCCACAAGAATATCAAGAATTATTATCTGAGGTATATGTTCGACATAATTTAGCAATCCCTTTATTTACGACAGCAATGGGTGACGTTTTGGTTTGGGAAGATGGGTATTTATTAGGGCTAAACTTTAGAAAGCACGAAGTAAATGTATTGGCGAAAAACTTTAAATTCTTTTTTGGAGATCTAGATGATGAGTATTTTTTAGAGAAGGCTCTTGATTGGTTACCGTATCCAGAAGCTAGTGTCAAATATGGAAATGTGGAGTTTGATGAATGCTTCGGTTATGTGCCGATTCTAGGATTAGGTGGACCAGAAAAAGTGGAGAACTTAAAAAAAGTAAAGCTTATTGAACATATTTATTTGATTACGCAGTTTATGGGTCCCATAGAGTAA
- a CDS encoding contractile injection system protein, VgrG/Pvc8 family: MNTTEKLAGYENIQLVSPFEIQSLQDVRIVKKVNEHARLFVTGIIPEEKSDRYIEMATSEDTVALNLVENGSLTKTLFKGLVDSVSVNFVHGVYHLELEAVSHTQRMDGQRKMRSFQHKQMTYASLLDEITKDYPGSDYLDHASNGAPLGTIAIQYQETDWEFLKRLASRFGSILVAEAVADTPKFWFGLPEGRTAQLTDASYTISKRLSPYMETTENGYAAGMSENDFLTYEVESGQVLQLGDRANYQGKELVVAGSTTRIDHALLIHTYQLMPEAGIRQNPIRNDDICGAALEGKIIDIQKDTVKIHLDIDPKQPKAEASWFPYATVYSAEGNSGFHCMPQMGDSVKLYLSTPDEEGAMAVSSVRKGGGSTAKTGNPGIKYWGTNFGKELMMGGKELVLTAKESKEGNIFIKLHEEDGIEIHSMHPIVFSSEKDMEITSDTKVEIRAKEAIYLMCSTSSMILDGEVDLQAPKIEMVGLTKAPVVVEDLPQEEEEEEEEQQEEEESGWGGFLDGVQLALDVVGLIPGLGEIADLANAGISLARGDYAGAALSLAACIPFAGWAATGAKLGAKAHKALKGTKVGQRVLEVADSAADVVKTVANAVESTVGKVWTAARKTLDEMDVMQAVQRIKEQLYASVMAAKDAVIAKATQMKEQLKQKARKLRDDMQEGLQNLADSLGPQLQSAEGFPIKFSNKKDVVELAPTENQLKWRETYGGPNGQKPNQKPPEKPPEGTGKPPNRVYDEFGNPLPFGFSNVKQYNDFVKSLKEELPEGTQILFQGSSVTGVSHKKGLPFDQGRKSDFDIALVNDDLFLEALEVGRGGGFKMKTDPNRIGPLDEKQLDRLGLLEIIEKKSKEAGRPVSFMLYESVEQALKRPSLMVTP; this comes from the coding sequence ATGAATACGACAGAGAAGCTGGCTGGATACGAGAATATCCAGTTGGTCTCACCCTTTGAAATCCAAAGCCTGCAAGATGTCAGAATCGTGAAGAAAGTCAATGAGCATGCCAGATTGTTCGTCACCGGAATCATCCCGGAGGAAAAAAGTGACCGTTACATTGAGATGGCGACGAGCGAGGATACAGTCGCGCTGAATTTGGTGGAAAACGGTTCGCTTACGAAGACACTGTTCAAAGGCCTCGTGGATTCCGTCAGTGTCAATTTTGTTCACGGCGTGTACCATTTGGAGCTCGAAGCGGTCTCGCATACACAGCGAATGGATGGACAGCGCAAGATGCGCTCTTTTCAGCATAAACAAATGACCTATGCCAGTCTGCTGGATGAAATCACGAAGGACTATCCCGGCTCGGATTATTTGGATCATGCTTCGAACGGAGCGCCGCTTGGGACCATTGCCATCCAGTATCAGGAGACAGATTGGGAGTTTTTAAAGCGACTGGCCTCCCGCTTCGGCTCTATTCTCGTCGCCGAGGCAGTCGCGGATACGCCAAAGTTCTGGTTCGGCTTGCCCGAGGGACGCACGGCCCAACTGACAGACGCCAGCTACACCATTAGCAAAAGGCTTTCTCCCTATATGGAAACGACAGAAAACGGCTATGCGGCAGGTATGTCGGAAAACGATTTTCTCACCTATGAAGTAGAAAGCGGACAGGTCCTCCAGCTCGGAGATCGCGCGAACTACCAGGGCAAAGAGCTGGTAGTCGCCGGGTCTACCACGAGAATCGATCATGCCCTTCTCATTCACACCTATCAGCTCATGCCCGAAGCAGGCATCCGTCAAAACCCTATCCGCAACGATGACATATGCGGCGCTGCCCTGGAAGGCAAGATCATCGACATCCAGAAGGACACCGTCAAAATCCACCTCGACATCGATCCGAAGCAGCCCAAGGCAGAGGCGAGCTGGTTCCCGTATGCTACGGTCTATTCAGCAGAGGGCAATAGCGGTTTTCACTGCATGCCGCAAATGGGCGACTCCGTCAAGCTGTACCTCTCCACACCAGATGAAGAAGGCGCCATGGCAGTCAGCTCCGTGCGAAAAGGCGGGGGCAGCACGGCGAAAACGGGCAATCCCGGCATCAAGTACTGGGGAACCAACTTTGGCAAAGAGTTGATGATGGGCGGTAAGGAGCTCGTTCTTACAGCTAAGGAGAGCAAGGAAGGCAATATTTTTATCAAGCTACATGAAGAGGACGGCATCGAGATTCACAGCATGCATCCCATTGTTTTTTCCTCGGAAAAGGATATGGAGATTACGTCAGACACCAAGGTTGAGATCAGGGCCAAAGAAGCGATCTACCTCATGTGCAGCACCAGCAGCATGATTTTGGACGGGGAAGTGGATCTTCAAGCGCCGAAGATTGAGATGGTCGGGCTGACGAAGGCGCCTGTGGTTGTGGAGGATTTGCCGCAGGAGGAGGAAGAGGAGGAAGAGGAGCAGCAGGAAGAGGAAGAGTCTGGCTGGGGTGGATTTCTGGATGGTGTACAGTTAGCGCTGGATGTTGTGGGACTCATTCCGGGTCTGGGAGAAATAGCGGACTTAGCGAATGCAGGAATCTCGCTCGCACGAGGAGACTATGCAGGAGCAGCGCTATCTCTAGCGGCGTGTATCCCTTTTGCAGGCTGGGCGGCAACCGGAGCTAAGCTGGGAGCAAAGGCGCATAAAGCACTAAAGGGAACGAAAGTGGGACAGAGAGTGCTCGAGGTAGCAGACTCAGCGGCGGATGTAGTGAAGACGGTAGCAAATGCCGTCGAAAGTACCGTAGGGAAGGTCTGGACGGCTGCCCGCAAAACACTAGACGAGATGGATGTGATGCAAGCCGTCCAGCGAATCAAGGAGCAGTTGTACGCTAGCGTCATGGCCGCAAAAGATGCTGTCATAGCCAAGGCAACACAGATGAAAGAACAGCTCAAGCAAAAGGCTAGGAAGCTGCGCGATGATATGCAAGAAGGCTTGCAGAATTTAGCAGATAGTTTGGGCCCTCAGTTACAATCGGCGGAAGGGTTTCCAATAAAATTCTCGAATAAAAAAGATGTGGTAGAGCTTGCCCCTACGGAGAACCAACTGAAGTGGCGTGAAACATATGGGGGACCGAATGGGCAGAAGCCGAATCAAAAGCCGCCGGAGAAGCCGCCTGAGGGGACGGGAAAACCTCCAAATCGAGTTTATGATGAATTTGGGAATCCACTTCCTTTTGGTTTTTCTAACGTTAAGCAATATAATGACTTTGTAAAGTCTTTGAAAGAAGAGCTACCAGAAGGAACACAAATTTTATTCCAAGGAAGTTCCGTGACGGGAGTGAGTCACAAAAAAGGATTACCATTTGACCAAGGCAGAAAAAGTGATTTTGATATCGCTTTAGTTAATGATGATCTATTTTTGGAAGCGTTAGAGGTTGGAAGAGGTGGTGGGTTTAAAATGAAAACTGACCCAAATAGAATAGGGCCGCTCGATGAAAAGCAGCTTGATAGGCTTGGATTGTTGGAAATTATAGAAAAGAAATCGAAGGAAGCTGGTCGTCCTGTAAGTTTTATGCTCTATGAGAGTGTAGAACAAGCTCTTAAACGACCAAGTTTAATGGTGACACCATGA
- a CDS encoding polymorphic toxin type 15 domain-containing protein has protein sequence METTENGYAAGMSENDFLTYEVDSGQVLQLGDRVNYQGKELIVAGSTTRIDHALLIHTYQLMPEAGIRQNPIRNDDICGAALEGKIIDIQKDTVKIHLDIDPKQPKAEASWSPYATVYSAEGNSGFHCMPQMGDSVKLYFSTPDEEGAMAVSSVRIGGGSTAKTGNPGIKYWGTNFGKELMMGGKELVLTAKESKEGNIFIKLHEEDGIEIHSMHPIVFSSEKDMEITSDTKVEIKAKEAIYLMCSTSSMILDGEVDLQAPKIEMVGLTKAPVVVEDLPQEEEEEEEEQQEEEESGWGGFLDGVQLALDVVGLIPGLGEIADLANAGISLARGDYAGAALSLAACIPFAGWAATGAKLGAKAHKALKGTKAGQKVLEVADSAADVVKTVANAVESTVGKVWTAARKTLDEMDVMQAVQRIKEQLYTSVMAAKDAVIAKAEQLKQKARKLRDDMQEGLQNLADSLGPQLQSAEGFPIKFSNKKDVVELAPTENQLKWRETYGGPNGQKPNQKPPEKPPEGEKPPKNEETGKPVTRIAEVEVKFKRNPKHDSDEFARQLKDQEKGLNELTVDEFIKNRDKYIQNGRAKEGDAAQKLARKKALQDKIEELREQGLSYKDAEKEANKWIKDQAALHNPDQIAGGDPLHITGMGDKRINSSIGSQWKNNIDSMDKQIRDMAKEMTEEERKTTYLNIKLKH, from the coding sequence ATGGAAACGACAGAAAACGGCTACGCGGCAGGCATGTCGGAAAACGATTTTCTCACCTATGAAGTAGACAGCGGACAGGTCCTCCAGCTCGGAGACCGCGTGAACTACCAAGGAAAAGAGCTGATCGTCGCCGGGTCAACAACCAGAATCGACCATGCCCTTCTCATTCACACCTATCAACTCATGCCCGAAGCAGGCATCCGGCAAAATCCTATACGCAACGACGATATATGCGGCGCTGCTCTGGAAGGCAAGATCATCGACATCCAGAAGGATACCGTCAAAATCCACCTCGACATCGATCCGAAGCAGCCCAAGGCAGAGGCGAGCTGGTCCCCGTATGCCACGGTCTATTCAGCAGAGGGCAACAGCGGCTTTCACTGCATGCCGCAAATGGGCGACTCCGTCAAGCTGTACTTCTCAACGCCAGACGAGGAAGGTGCCATGGCGGTCAGCTCTGTGCGAATAGGGGGAGGCAGCACGGCGAAAACGGGGAATCCCGGCATCAAGTACTGGGGAACCAACTTTGGCAAAGAGTTGATGATGGGCGGCAAGGAGCTTGTTCTCACAGCCAAGGAGAGCAAGGAAGGCAATATTTTTATCAAGCTACATGAAGAGGACGGCATCGAGATTCACAGCATGCATCCGATCGTATTTTCCTCGGAAAAAGATATGGAGATTACGTCAGATACGAAGGTCGAGATCAAGGCCAAGGAAGCGATCTACCTCATGTGCAGCACCAGCAGCATGATTTTGGACGGGGAAGTGGATCTCCAAGCACCGAAGATTGAGATGGTCGGGCTGACGAAGGCGCCTGTGGTTGTGGAGGATTTGCCGCAGGAGGAGGAAGAAGAGGAAGAGGAGCAGCAGGAAGAGGAAGAGTCTGGCTGGGGTGGATTTCTGGATGGTGTACAGTTAGCGCTGGATGTTGTGGGGCTCATTCCAGGTCTGGGAGAAATAGCGGACTTAGCGAATGCGGGAATCTCGCTCGCACGTGGAGACTATGCAGGAGCGGCGCTATCTTTGGCGGCGTGTATCCCTTTTGCGGGCTGGGCGGCAACGGGAGCCAAGCTGGGAGCAAAGGCGCATAAAGCACTAAAGGGAACGAAAGCGGGACAGAAAGTGCTTGAGGTAGCAGACTCAGCGGCAGATGTAGTGAAGACGGTAGCAAATGCCGTCGAAAGCACCGTCGGGAAGGTCTGGACGGCAGCCCGCAAAACACTAGACGAGATGGATGTGATGCAAGCCGTCCAGCGAATCAAGGAGCAGTTGTACACTAGCGTCATGGCCGCAAAAGATGCTGTCATAGCCAAGGCAGAACAGTTGAAGCAAAAGGCTAGGAAGCTGCGCGATGATATGCAGGAAGGCTTGCAGAATTTAGCGGATAGTTTAGGCCCTCAGTTACAATCGGCAGAAGGGTTTCCAATAAAATTCTCGAATAAAAAAGATGTAGTGGAGCTTGCCCCTACAGAGAACCAACTGAAGTGGCGCGAAACATATGGTGGACCGAATGGGCAGAAGCCTAATCAAAAGCCGCCGGAGAAGCCTCCTGAGGGTGAAAAACCCCCTAAGAATGAGGAGACTGGTAAACCTGTAACAAGAATTGCAGAAGTGGAAGTTAAGTTTAAACGTAATCCTAAGCATGATTCAGACGAGTTTGCTAGACAGCTGAAAGATCAGGAAAAAGGTCTTAATGAATTAACTGTAGATGAATTTATAAAGAATAGAGATAAATATATACAAAACGGTAGAGCTAAAGAAGGAGATGCCGCTCAAAAACTAGCTAGAAAAAAAGCATTACAGGATAAAATTGAAGAGTTACGAGAGCAAGGATTGTCTTATAAAGACGCAGAAAAAGAAGCGAATAAATGGATAAAAGACCAAGCAGCACTTCATAATCCTGACCAAATTGCTGGAGGAGATCCACTTCATATAACCGGTATGGGGGATAAAAGAATTAATTCTTCCATTGGTTCTCAATGGAAAAATAATATAGATAGCATGGATAAACAAATTAGAGATATGGCTAAAGAAATGACAGAGGAAGAACGAAAAACAACTTATTTAAATATTAAATTAAAACACTAA
- a CDS encoding immunity protein YezG family protein, with protein MKGFEERFSELQADMISICMEYVGDRANKVYVYASCEEDMISSSFFYLMNNKYVECHKLNVVLEDGDESYDVSTERQFMVLNIINDNIEKIEELCKEFEKDMPTEMKLIYDATSGKFQAEYKYDLVHTNDDIKTADDFADEWFEEIKSKSL; from the coding sequence ATGAAAGGATTTGAAGAAAGGTTTAGTGAATTGCAAGCAGATATGATATCTATATGTATGGAATATGTCGGAGATAGGGCCAATAAAGTATATGTTTATGCTTCATGTGAAGAAGATATGATATCGAGTAGTTTCTTTTATTTAATGAATAATAAATATGTAGAGTGTCATAAGTTGAATGTTGTATTGGAGGATGGGGACGAAAGTTATGATGTTTCTACAGAAAGACAGTTTATGGTATTAAATATTATCAATGATAATATCGAAAAAATCGAAGAATTGTGCAAAGAATTTGAAAAAGACATGCCAACTGAGATGAAATTAATATATGATGCTACGAGTGGCAAGTTTCAAGCTGAATACAAGTATGATTTAGTGCACACAAATGATGATATAAAAACGGCTGATGACTTTGCTGATGAATGGTTTGAGGAGATAAAAAGTAAATCTCTTTAA
- a CDS encoding HGGxSTG domain-containing protein: MEQKRCGAKTKSGEACKKTALKNGRCKLHGGKSTGPKDRAKHSESLKGNKNALKHGLYETIWLDTLTEEEQELYHQVSIDPNVQVDSEYRLSELRIRRMLIRIQQEEQKDKPDPAEIRAIEDAITKVQMNVATLIRENGKLRDMQKQKSDGSLDQLVEILQQARSKFQG, encoded by the coding sequence ATGGAACAGAAACGATGTGGAGCCAAGACGAAAAGCGGTGAAGCTTGTAAAAAAACGGCTCTAAAGAATGGACGTTGCAAGTTGCATGGTGGAAAATCCACGGGTCCGAAGGACAGGGCGAAACATAGCGAGAGCCTGAAAGGCAACAAAAACGCCTTGAAGCACGGACTGTACGAAACGATCTGGCTAGATACGCTAACGGAGGAAGAACAAGAGTTGTACCATCAGGTTTCAATCGACCCGAATGTACAGGTGGATAGCGAGTATCGGCTTTCAGAATTACGCATTAGGCGTATGCTTATACGTATTCAGCAGGAGGAACAAAAGGATAAGCCTGACCCTGCTGAAATCAGAGCGATTGAAGACGCCATCACCAAAGTGCAGATGAATGTCGCGACACTGATTCGGGAGAACGGCAAGCTCAGGGATATGCAGAAGCAGAAAAGCGATGGCTCGTTAGACCAGTTGGTCGAGATACTACAACAAGCTAGAAGCAAGTTTCAAGGATGA